DNA sequence from the Paraburkholderia azotifigens genome:
CCCGTGGGGGGCCCGCAGGCAAACACAAGGATTGGCGGGGTGAGCGGCTTTCTTTTGCCTACTTTTCTTTGCCGCTGCAAAGAAAAGTAGGTGCCGCCCCGCACAGGGGCGACGCGTGAAGTACGGATACGAAATCGCGGATGCCAGCGCAGCAAAAAAGCAAAAAAGCAAAAAACAAAAAAACCAAAAACCTAAACGGCGACTGCGTCGCAGACAAAAAACCTACGTATTAGCAACGCTAACGGAAGTAGGACTATTAACGATCGACAAAAACTCCCTCCGCGTAGAAGCATCGGAGCGAAAAGTCCCTAGCATCCGGGACGTCACCATCTCGACCCCGGCCTTATGCACGCCGCGCGTCGACATACACTGATGCGACGCTTCGAGAATCACCCCGACGCCCTTCGGCTGCAATACTTCGTTGAGCGTATCGGCAATCTGCACCGTCATCTTTTCCTGAATCTGCAGCCGCTTGGCAAACGCATCCACCAGACGCGCCAGTTTGGAAATCCCCACCACGCGATGTTCAGGCAGATAAGCAACATGCGCCCGCCCAATGATGGGCACCATGTGATGCTCGCAGTAACTCTCGAAGCGAATGTCCTTCAGCACGATCATCTCGTCGTAGCCGTCCACCTCGGAAAACGTGCGGGCCAGAATCTCCCGCGGCTCGACGTTATAGCCCGCAAAAAATTCTTCATACGCTCGCACGACGCGCGCAGGCGTATCGAGCAGCCCCTCGCGCTGAGGATTGTCGCCCGCCCAGCGCAGCAGCGTGCGCACGGCTTCTTCGGCCTCCTCCCGGGACGGCCGGCCGGGGGTGTCGGTGGGCGTTGTTTTCTTCGTCGTCATTCTTCGCTCCAGTTCCAGTAAAACGCGCATCGCACGTCGGGCCATTGTTCCATGTTTCCCGG
Encoded proteins:
- the folE gene encoding GTP cyclohydrolase I FolE, whose translation is MTTKKTTPTDTPGRPSREEAEEAVRTLLRWAGDNPQREGLLDTPARVVRAYEEFFAGYNVEPREILARTFSEVDGYDEMIVLKDIRFESYCEHHMVPIIGRAHVAYLPEHRVVGISKLARLVDAFAKRLQIQEKMTVQIADTLNEVLQPKGVGVILEASHQCMSTRGVHKAGVEMVTSRMLGTFRSDASTRREFLSIVNSPTSVSVANT